Proteins encoded in a region of the Trypanosoma brucei gambiense DAL972 chromosome 4, complete sequence genome:
- a CDS encoding ATP-dependent RNA helicase, putative translates to MEGTNSGNEGSSGGQRFVKPRWENHSTLPTAVTNNSNNDKNSGGGGGHSTREESSAMLPKLNPFTKKPYTPQYYKILAQRTTLPVYQRAKELTQNMRDHQVVLFVGETGSGKTTQVPQFISEMELPGVVVCTQPRRIAAMSIAVRVAAEMDVQLGEEVGYRVRFKSMVSDKTKLLYMTDGMLLREAFSDRDLSRISVVVVDEAHERTVETDVLLGVLRLLMQRRQDFRLVVMSATLDMERFQAYFPKAPLIQVEGRMYDVQVLYSTVPVKDYVEACVERVCDIHLNEPPGDILCFLTGEAEIERAVSRTKLKLEHLLADDGNTVSSNGAQLLARVLPLYGSLGVDDQGRVFSNAGKNTRKIIFATNIAETSLTIDGIVYVVDCGYHKQSLYNAEARVDYLLPAVISKASAEQRKGRAGRTRPGKCFRLFQQSDFSSFPNQTHPEVLRSNMINTVLLLLKLDVTNPYQFAFIDPPSQQSVMDAYCQLSLFGAVDDDLQLTDFGRLMADFPVDACLARVLMRSAQYGCAADAAVIVAMLETRNVLVRPASRGIEAEQKHVMFRHPDGDHLTLFKVFHAFWRSGQSSQYCFDNFLAYQALQQAVNVYTQLTKLMKKKNICFVSTYDDRSGKLDSVAIRKAVLEGFFTQVAYKPPGGELYKTVRDSQMVALHRHSFPSMSGSPSWIVYDRLEVQGQGGTFIRVASAIEPEWLLEVSDFFNDTSEFGDGEICRILQDLKAGGTTQKG, encoded by the coding sequence ATGGAAGGTACAAATAGCGGTAATGAAGGAAGTAGCGGGGGACAACGATTTGTGAAACCGAGATGGGAAAACCACTCAACATTGCCCACCGCCGTAACaaataacagcaacaacgacaagaatagtggtggtgggggtgGACATTCCACACGTGAGGAATCTTCGGCTATGTTGCCTAAACTAAACCCATTTACGAAGAAGCCATACACACCGCAATATTACAAGATCCTTGCTCAAAGGACTACGCTTCCCGTGTACCAGAGAGCAAAGGAGCTTACTCAAAATATGCGTGACCACCAGGTTGTACTCTTTGTGGGTGAGACAGGAAGTGGTAAAACAACGCAAGTGCCACAGTTCATATCAGAGATGGAATTACCAGGGGTTGTTGTTTGTACACAACCGCGTCGTATCGCTGCAATGTCTATTGCTGTGCGGGTTGCCGCTGAAATGGATGTGCAGTTGGGTGAGGAGGTAGGTTACCGCGTGCGATTTAAGTCTATGGTATCTGATAAGACAAAATTGCTTTATATGACAGATGGTATGCTTTTGCGTGAGGCCTTTTCGGACCGCGATTTGTCACGGATTTCAGTAGTTGTTGTGGATGAGGCTCATGAACGTACGGTCGAAACGGATGTGCTTCTTGGGGTGTTGCGTTTGCTTATGCAACGCCGTCAAGACTTTAGGCTCGTTGTCATGTCTGCGACGCTTGACATGGAGAGGTTTCAGGCGTACTTTCCGAAAGCACCACTCATACAGGTGGAGGGCCGCATGTATGATGTTCAAGTGCTTTACTCTACAGTACCGGTGAAGGATTATGTGGAAGCTTGCGTGGAACGTGTGTGTGATATCCACTTGAACGAACCACCTGGCGATATCTTGTGTTTTCTCACCGGTGAGGCAGAAATTGAAAGAGCTGTTTCGCGCACGAAGTTAAAACTTGAGCATCTTCTTGCCGATGATGGAAACACGGTGTCTAGCAATGGTGCCCAGTTGCTTGCAAGGGTCTTACCACTGTATGGTTCCTTGGGCGTCGATGACCAGGGGCGTGTGTTTTCTAACGCTGGCAAGAACACGCGGAAAATTATTTTTGCAACAAATATTGCCGAAACATCGTTAACTATCGACGGGATTGTATACGTGGTGGATTGTGGATACCACAAACAGAGTTTGTACAACGCGGAAGCCCGCGTCGACTACCTATTACCCGCTGTTATCAGTAAAGCTTCGGCAGAGCAGCGGAAAGGTCGTGCGGGCCGTACTCGTCCAGGGAAGTGTTTCCGACTTTTTCAGCAGAGtgacttttcctctttccctaaTCAAACTCACCCGGAGGTGCTGCGTTCCAACATGATCAACACTGTACTTTTGCTGCTGAAACTTGATGTTACCAATCCATACCAGTTTGCCTTCATTGATCCCCCATCGCAACAGAGTGTTATGGATGCGTATTGTCAACTCAGTCTTTTCGGGGCTGTAGACGACGACTTACAACTCACGGACTTTGGGCGTCTGATGGCCGATTTTCCCGTGGACGCCTGTTTGGCCCGTGTGCTTATGCGTTCCGCGCAATACGGCTGTGCAGCAGACGCAGCGGTTATAGTAGCGATGTTAGAAACGAGGAATGTGCTGGTGCGCCCAGCATCCCGTGGGATCGAGGCGGAGCAGAAACACGTGATGTTTCGTCATCCTGATGGCGACCATTTGACTCTCTTTAAAGTTTTTCACGCTTTTTGGCGTAGCGGCCAGTCCTCGCAGTACTGCTTCGATAACTTCCTTGCCTATCAAGCGCTGCAGCAAGCGGTGAATGTGTATACTCAGCTTACCAAGttgatgaagaaaaaaaacatttgttTTGTGTCCACGTATGATGACAGGTCGGGAAAACTGGACTCCGTGGCGATCCGGAAAGCGGTACTTGAGGGATTCTTCACTCAAGTGGCGTATAAACCACCCGGTGGAGAGCTGTACAAAACTGTAAGGGACTCGCAGATGGTTGCACTTCACCGCCACTCGTTCCCTTCAATGAGCGGATCCCCGTCTTGGATTGTATACGACCGACTTGAGGTGCAGGGGCAAGGTGGTACGTTTATCCGGGTGGCGTCTGCAATTGAGCCGGAGTGGCTGCTCGAAGTTAGCGACTTTTTTAATGACACCTCAGAGTTTGGGGATGGTGAGATCTGCCGCATCCTCCAGGACCTGAAAGCGGGGGGCACAACACAAAAGGGataa